A part of Paenibacillus sp. IHBB 10380 genomic DNA contains:
- a CDS encoding NUDIX hydrolase, giving the protein MEVLRLIPPKHILSAAAVVVNSRNEILLIKGPRRGWEMPGGQVELGESLSQAAIRETKEESGIDIEIIKFCGVFQNVNGSICNTLFLARPIGGELTVTEEALELGYYSIEEALNKVTWKNFRDRIAYCLRPEMQPFYIEF; this is encoded by the coding sequence ATGGAGGTTTTGAGATTGATCCCGCCTAAACATATTCTTTCCGCAGCTGCGGTTGTTGTAAATAGTAGAAATGAAATACTGCTGATAAAGGGCCCTAGAAGGGGCTGGGAAATGCCTGGAGGACAGGTAGAACTAGGCGAATCTCTTTCACAAGCGGCTATTAGAGAAACTAAAGAGGAATCGGGAATTGATATTGAAATAATTAAATTCTGTGGAGTATTTCAGAATGTAAACGGAAGCATATGTAATACTTTGTTTCTGGCAAGACCAATTGGAGGAGAATTAACAGTAACGGAAGAAGCATTAGAACTCGGATATTATTCAATAGAAGAGGCATTAAACAAAGTAACTTGGAAGAACTTTAGAGATCGAATAGCTTATTGTTTGAGACCTGAAATGCAGCCATTTTATATTGAGTTCTAA
- a CDS encoding GNAT family N-acetyltransferase — protein sequence MKCTTLLVNVFNQEPWNDNWSIEGAKQYLVDYIQTPGFRGFIAEEGSEIRGFIFGFRKRWWEGDEFFVNEMCVQVDEQRSGIGTKLINYLEGDLIRAGIENITLLTNRKIPAEEFYKKNGFDEIERLIFLHKRIK from the coding sequence ATGAAATGTACTACTCTCTTAGTTAATGTGTTTAATCAAGAACCATGGAATGATAATTGGTCGATAGAAGGTGCTAAACAATACTTGGTTGACTACATACAGACACCTGGGTTTAGAGGTTTCATTGCTGAAGAAGGGAGTGAAATAAGAGGTTTTATTTTTGGGTTTCGCAAGAGATGGTGGGAAGGCGATGAATTCTTTGTTAATGAAATGTGTGTCCAAGTTGATGAACAACGAAGTGGAATCGGAACAAAGCTGATTAACTACTTAGAAGGTGATTTAATACGCGCAGGGATCGAGAATATAACACTTTTGACTAATAGGAAGATTCCAGCTGAGGAATTTTACAAGAAAAACGGATTTGATGAAATAGAAAGATTAATATTTTTACATAAGAGAATTAAGTGA